A window of the Brumimicrobium sp. genome harbors these coding sequences:
- a CDS encoding UDP-N-acetylglucosamine 1-carboxyvinyltransferase has protein sequence MEKKTIIKVSKSKLEGKIKVSGAKNSGLKLLTASLLTDEPVELFNAPNGLLDMQVHIKMLEKMGKPCQVFNDFIKITENNVDTDLIWDERSIRNSLLILGCLTTRFGGGKVPLPGGCKLGDRKYDLHVMIWERMGAKVWEEEGYLCTKVEEQLKATDIFLPMRSTGATENSILCATLAHGTTTIWGPHIRPEIIDLITMLNKMGAKIKVYGQKCIVVEGVDKLNGVKHSVIPDNMEALTWAIGASITGGEIEIEDFPFEHLEVPMVFLRESGMILYKGNNSIIVKGSDTYPVEISTGPYPGINSDMQPLFAVYGAMSKGISKIIDLRFPGRYGYAEELAKMGLKYQVKGDLLVIDGGEQLKGTQVTALDLRAGIALLLAGLTAEGETIIDNAWQIQRGYESLEKKLNNLGVKL, from the coding sequence ATGGAAAAGAAAACTATTATAAAAGTATCAAAATCTAAACTTGAAGGTAAAATTAAAGTAAGCGGTGCGAAAAATTCAGGGCTTAAACTATTAACAGCTTCATTACTAACAGACGAACCAGTTGAGCTTTTTAATGCACCAAATGGATTATTAGATATGCAGGTGCATATAAAAATGTTGGAAAAGATGGGAAAGCCCTGCCAAGTTTTCAATGATTTTATAAAGATAACGGAAAACAATGTTGATACCGATTTAATTTGGGATGAGCGTTCTATTAGGAATTCGTTATTAATCCTCGGATGTCTAACAACTCGATTTGGAGGAGGTAAAGTTCCACTACCAGGTGGATGTAAATTAGGTGATAGAAAGTATGATTTGCATGTGATGATATGGGAAAGAATGGGGGCTAAAGTATGGGAGGAGGAAGGATACTTATGTACCAAAGTTGAGGAGCAATTGAAAGCGACAGATATTTTTCTACCTATGCGTTCCACAGGTGCAACAGAAAATAGTATCCTTTGTGCAACATTAGCACATGGAACAACCACTATTTGGGGACCACACATCCGACCTGAAATAATTGATTTAATAACCATGCTCAATAAAATGGGAGCAAAAATAAAAGTTTATGGTCAGAAATGCATCGTAGTTGAAGGAGTGGATAAACTAAATGGAGTTAAACATTCTGTTATTCCTGATAACATGGAAGCTTTAACTTGGGCAATAGGCGCTTCTATTACTGGAGGAGAAATAGAAATTGAAGATTTTCCATTTGAGCATCTTGAGGTTCCTATGGTGTTTTTGCGAGAAAGTGGAATGATATTATACAAAGGAAATAATAGCATAATTGTCAAAGGAAGTGATACATATCCAGTTGAAATCAGTACTGGTCCTTATCCTGGGATAAACTCAGACATGCAGCCTTTATTTGCGGTTTATGGAGCGATGTCCAAAGGAATATCTAAAATTATCGATTTAAGATTTCCTGGTAGGTATGGTTACGCGGAAGAATTAGCAAAGATGGGGTTGAAATATCAAGTGAAAGGTGATTTGTTAGTAATAGACGGTGGAGAACAATTAAAAGGAACACAAGTTACAGCATTAGATTTACGAGCAGGAATTGCATTATTATTAGCAGGTTTAACTGCAGAAGGCGAAACAATTATTGATAATGCATGGCAAATTCAAAGGGGATATGAGAGTCTAGAAAAGAAACTAAATAATTTAGGAGTGAAATTATGA
- a CDS encoding AAA family ATPase, giving the protein MDALFESSNRLIAKTDTTFVRYAYRQINWENRLIGLIGPRGVGKTTLVLQYIKNHLNTRQTLYVNAEDFYFVKNRLIDLADIFVKYGGKYLFIDEIHKYSNWSKELKLISDYHKELKVVFTGSSVLDIKKGSSDLSRRAIIYNMQGLSFREYLQLFHQIKTPTFTLEEILNHQIKVEQIQHPLPLFDAYLKNGYYPFALEDDFDLRLQQVINQTLESDIPTYADMNVSTGRKLKQLLAIVAESVPFKPNMSKIVEMISVSRNNIPDYLLFMEEAGMLAQLRTETEGIRSLGKVEKIYLDNTNLMYGLAKENQNIGNIRETFFLNQLKVQHAIFSSSIADFKIDNIVFEVGGKIKD; this is encoded by the coding sequence ATGGACGCCTTATTTGAATCTTCAAATCGATTAATAGCTAAGACGGATACCACGTTCGTTCGATATGCTTATCGGCAGATTAATTGGGAAAATAGATTAATTGGACTCATTGGACCAAGAGGTGTGGGAAAAACAACGCTGGTGTTACAATACATCAAAAATCATCTTAATACCCGTCAAACATTATATGTTAACGCTGAAGATTTTTATTTTGTTAAAAATCGTTTGATTGATTTAGCGGATATCTTTGTGAAATATGGCGGAAAATATCTCTTCATAGATGAAATCCATAAATATTCGAATTGGTCTAAAGAATTAAAATTAATTTCTGATTACCACAAAGAATTAAAAGTCGTCTTTACGGGGTCCTCGGTATTGGATATTAAAAAAGGAAGTTCTGATTTAAGTCGAAGAGCGATAATCTATAACATGCAAGGTTTGTCTTTCCGGGAGTATTTACAACTTTTTCACCAAATAAAAACCCCAACCTTTACGCTAGAAGAAATACTGAATCATCAAATAAAAGTGGAACAAATTCAACATCCTCTGCCGTTGTTTGATGCTTACCTCAAGAATGGATATTATCCATTTGCTTTAGAAGATGATTTTGATTTGCGATTGCAACAGGTGATTAATCAAACCTTAGAAAGCGATATTCCAACCTATGCAGATATGAATGTATCGACGGGCAGGAAATTGAAACAATTGTTGGCCATTGTTGCAGAAAGTGTTCCGTTTAAACCAAATATGAGCAAAATTGTAGAAATGATTAGCGTTAGTCGAAACAATATTCCCGATTATCTTCTTTTCATGGAAGAGGCGGGCATGCTCGCACAATTACGAACTGAAACGGAAGGCATACGAAGTTTAGGAAAGGTTGAAAAAATCTATTTAGACAACACTAACCTGATGTATGGTCTAGCCAAAGAAAATCAGAATATTGGAAACATTCGAGAAACATTCTTTTTGAATCAATTGAAAGTACAACACGCCATTTTTTCTTCATCAATAGCAGATTTTAAAATAGATAACATCGTTTTTGAGGTAGGCGGAAAAATAAAGGACTGA
- a CDS encoding putative DNA binding domain-containing protein, giving the protein MTKKELLKKLSDLEWEDFEVKAAKSTIPKDVWETVSSFSNSFGGWIILGIQQKGKDFLIEGVNNAEKLEQDFLATLRGGQKFNIPILPNCKFYKIGDKKVLGFYIPPSSKKPVYYNNQANTFIRKGSGDLRASSEEIDAMFRDQSFGVKTSEAVKNTSVTNLKSKSIREYRDYMSRFNPTVGYNQKELDDFLTSMRVIDSSSKECTVAGLLFFGQRNQIEKFFPDFRIDLLEIPGTNYGDSLSRYTFRLTEDDYENLWEAYFECFKRIRKVVDIQFQLSNEGFGEELSTGLKAVREALVNMLMHADYYAQSCPRVRIFSNRIEFYNPGGLPKLLSELKEKDLSIPRNPILAKLFRMVKLAENAGFGFDKMEQNWKDYNQTTPEYDMSFDSVIVSMQLKTNTTKDADVHSSIDWKKGFENITELLNSTPEFNLDRLRGIYGVFTGYLRGIYGVNDKIINESLSEREGNVLLLIALFPSITRQEMAKIVGVSISTIEKSLQRIRKLKLITRVGADKTGIWKIVKQKE; this is encoded by the coding sequence ATGACTAAAAAGGAATTACTTAAAAAATTATCAGATCTTGAATGGGAGGATTTTGAAGTAAAGGCTGCAAAATCAACCATTCCAAAAGATGTATGGGAAACTGTAAGTTCTTTCTCTAATTCTTTTGGAGGATGGATTATTTTAGGAATTCAACAGAAAGGCAAAGATTTTCTTATTGAAGGAGTGAATAATGCTGAAAAATTAGAACAAGATTTCCTAGCGACCCTTCGTGGAGGGCAGAAGTTTAACATTCCAATCCTTCCCAACTGTAAATTTTACAAAATAGGGGATAAAAAGGTGTTGGGTTTTTATATTCCTCCCTCTTCTAAAAAACCTGTCTATTACAACAATCAAGCAAATACTTTTATTCGTAAAGGAAGTGGTGATTTAAGAGCAAGCTCCGAAGAAATAGACGCTATGTTTCGGGATCAATCCTTTGGTGTAAAAACATCCGAAGCTGTTAAAAACACTTCTGTAACTAACTTAAAATCAAAATCTATTCGAGAGTATCGCGACTATATGAGTAGGTTTAATCCGACCGTAGGATACAATCAGAAAGAATTAGACGATTTTTTAACAAGTATGCGTGTAATCGATTCTTCCTCAAAAGAATGTACAGTGGCAGGTTTGCTATTTTTTGGTCAGCGCAATCAGATTGAGAAATTCTTTCCTGATTTTCGGATAGATTTATTAGAAATTCCAGGAACCAATTATGGGGATTCCTTATCAAGATATACTTTCCGGCTTACGGAGGATGATTATGAAAATCTGTGGGAAGCATATTTTGAATGTTTTAAGCGTATTAGAAAGGTAGTTGATATCCAATTTCAACTATCTAATGAGGGATTTGGGGAAGAACTTTCTACAGGTCTTAAAGCGGTAAGGGAAGCATTGGTTAACATGTTGATGCATGCTGATTATTATGCTCAAAGTTGTCCGAGGGTTCGCATCTTTTCCAATAGAATTGAGTTTTATAATCCAGGTGGGTTACCCAAACTATTATCAGAATTAAAAGAAAAAGACCTTTCCATTCCAAGAAATCCAATTCTTGCAAAACTTTTTAGAATGGTTAAGTTGGCAGAAAATGCAGGTTTTGGGTTTGATAAAATGGAGCAAAATTGGAAGGATTATAACCAAACAACACCTGAATACGATATGAGTTTTGATTCCGTAATAGTAAGTATGCAGCTAAAAACAAATACTACCAAAGATGCTGATGTTCATTCTTCTATCGATTGGAAAAAAGGTTTTGAAAATATAACCGAGTTATTAAACTCAACTCCCGAATTCAACTTAGATAGATTACGGGGTATTTACGGGGTATTTACGGGGTATTTACGGGGTATTTACGGGGTAAATGACAAAATTATAAATGAATCTTTATCGGAAAGAGAGGGTAATGTATTATTACTCATAGCATTATTCCCAAGCATTACCAGACAAGAAATGGCAAAAATAGTAGGCGTATCCATAAGTACTATCGAAAAATCCTTACAGAGGATAAGAAAACTAAAACTAATTACAAGAGTGGGTGCTGATAAAACGGGAATTTGGAAAATTGTTAAGCAGAAAGAGTAA
- a CDS encoding SDR family oxidoreductase produces the protein MNKILITGGAGFIGSNLVEHFLNKGHEVICLDNFSTGHRVNIEVFLTNNNFKLIEGDIRDLDTCKKAVAGCDYVLHQAALGSVPRSINDPITTNEVNISGFLNMLVAARDEKVKRFVFAASSSTYGDSQGLPKVEEVIGKPLSPYAITKYVNELYAEIFARTYGLEFIGLRYFNVFGRRQDPNGAYAAVIPLFVKQLMAHEAPTINGSGDYSRDFTYIDNVIQMNELAMLTDNPEAINQIYNTAVGDRTTLNDLVKYLKENLSAYDPEIAHIEAVHGPNRVGDIPHSLASVEKAKNLMGYEPSHKIAEGLKEATGWYWENLR, from the coding sequence ATGAATAAAATCTTAATAACCGGCGGAGCCGGCTTCATCGGCTCCAATCTAGTAGAACATTTCTTAAACAAAGGTCACGAAGTAATTTGTTTAGATAATTTTTCCACAGGACACCGTGTTAATATTGAGGTTTTTTTAACCAATAATAATTTCAAATTAATCGAAGGCGATATCCGTGACCTCGATACCTGTAAAAAAGCCGTAGCCGGTTGCGATTACGTCTTACACCAAGCAGCACTGGGTTCTGTACCGCGTTCCATCAACGACCCTATTACCACCAACGAGGTCAATATCTCTGGCTTTTTAAATATGCTCGTAGCAGCTCGTGATGAAAAAGTTAAACGCTTTGTCTTTGCGGCAAGTTCTTCCACCTATGGTGACTCCCAAGGTCTTCCTAAGGTAGAAGAGGTGATTGGTAAACCGCTTTCTCCCTATGCGATTACAAAATACGTAAACGAGCTCTATGCAGAGATCTTTGCACGCACCTACGGACTGGAATTTATTGGATTGCGCTACTTTAACGTATTTGGAAGGCGACAAGACCCCAATGGAGCGTATGCAGCGGTAATTCCTTTATTTGTAAAACAACTCATGGCGCACGAAGCTCCTACCATTAACGGTTCTGGCGATTACTCCCGTGACTTCACCTATATTGATAATGTGATACAGATGAACGAACTGGCAATGCTCACGGATAATCCCGAAGCTATTAACCAAATATATAATACAGCTGTTGGAGATAGAACAACGCTCAACGATTTAGTGAAATACCTCAAAGAAAATTTGAGCGCTTACGACCCAGAAATTGCGCATATAGAAGCAGTACATGGACCAAACCGTGTGGGGGATATCCCGCATTCCTTAGCAAGTGTAGAAAAAGCAAAAAACTTGATGGGATATGAGCCAAGCCACAAAATTGCGGAGGGATTGAAGGAGGCGACGGGGTGGTATTGGGAGAATTTGAGGTAG
- a CDS encoding nucleotide sugar dehydrogenase, which produces MKITIIGLGYVGLPLARLFATKYKVTGFDINQHRIDELRSGVDSTLEVDNDVLKAVLKSSNNDETGLYCTNQLEDIRDSNFYVVTVPTPIDEYKRPDLTPLEKASETVGKVLQKGDIVVYESTVYPGVTEEICVPILEKVSGLKFNVDFFAGYSPERINPGDKKHTVEKILKITSGSTPEIAKIIDNTYNSVLEAGTHLAPSIKVAEAAKVIENSQRDINIAFVNELSKIFNTLGIDTQAVLAAASTKWNFLPFQPGLVGGHCIGVDPYYLAQKAQEMGYHPEIILAGRRLNDSMGGYVASQTVKLMIKKGINVNNAKVLMLGITFKENCPDIRNTRTIDIYEGLIEYGVNVDIYDPWAEAAAVKHEYNIDILPQINGDTYDAIIVAVAHKEFAELNLEKLKKDKAVVFDVKGVTKNADGRL; this is translated from the coding sequence ATGAAAATAACAATTATAGGATTAGGCTACGTGGGTTTACCGCTTGCTCGCCTATTTGCTACTAAGTACAAGGTTACTGGTTTTGATATTAACCAACATCGTATTGATGAACTAAGAAGTGGGGTTGACTCTACCCTAGAGGTGGATAACGACGTTCTAAAGGCTGTACTGAAATCTTCGAATAACGACGAGACCGGACTCTATTGTACCAATCAATTGGAGGATATCCGAGATAGTAATTTCTACGTGGTTACTGTCCCTACTCCTATCGATGAGTACAAACGTCCTGACTTAACACCGCTGGAAAAAGCGAGTGAAACTGTAGGGAAAGTGCTGCAAAAAGGCGATATCGTTGTATATGAATCTACAGTTTACCCTGGAGTTACAGAGGAAATATGTGTTCCCATTCTCGAAAAGGTGAGCGGACTTAAATTCAACGTGGATTTCTTCGCAGGATATTCCCCTGAACGTATCAACCCGGGAGATAAAAAACATACCGTTGAGAAAATCTTAAAAATTACTTCGGGTTCAACACCTGAAATAGCCAAAATAATTGACAATACATACAACAGTGTACTAGAAGCTGGAACTCACCTGGCTCCTTCCATCAAAGTAGCTGAGGCTGCAAAGGTTATTGAAAACTCTCAACGGGATATCAATATCGCATTTGTGAATGAATTGTCTAAGATTTTTAATACGCTAGGAATTGACACACAAGCGGTATTAGCGGCTGCGAGTACGAAATGGAACTTCCTCCCCTTCCAACCGGGGCTAGTCGGTGGTCACTGTATTGGTGTGGACCCATACTATTTAGCTCAAAAAGCGCAAGAAATGGGTTATCATCCTGAAATTATCTTGGCTGGTAGAAGATTGAACGATTCCATGGGTGGATACGTAGCTAGCCAAACCGTGAAATTGATGATTAAGAAAGGAATTAACGTAAACAACGCCAAAGTGCTGATGCTGGGAATCACCTTTAAAGAAAATTGTCCCGATATACGAAATACACGAACCATTGATATTTACGAAGGACTCATAGAGTACGGAGTAAACGTAGATATCTACGATCCATGGGCAGAAGCAGCTGCAGTAAAACATGAATATAACATCGATATCTTACCCCAAATAAACGGAGATACATACGATGCCATCATCGTCGCTGTAGCACATAAAGAATTCGCAGAATTAAACTTAGAAAAACTCAAAAAAGATAAGGCAGTTGTCTTCGATGTGAAGGGGGTAACCAAAAATGCGGATGGAAGGTTGTAA
- a CDS encoding UpxY family transcription antiterminator has product MEILTNQQIDNQPNKQLDQQWFIVRTKARFEKKVAQQLTELGYQTYLPLETKIRIWSDRKKKIQTPLIPSFVFIQNPNVSKDLIYTIPGFCNFLKLNGELGKVTPQEIEHLRILTSEELDFDAVKLDSYKKGEEVQIISGPFRGLFANAVEETGNFRVLIEIPSLGIGYNVSIPKNKIVKVTKN; this is encoded by the coding sequence ATGGAAATTCTAACTAATCAACAAATTGATAACCAACCAAATAAACAACTTGATCAACAATGGTTTATTGTTCGAACAAAAGCTCGCTTCGAAAAGAAGGTGGCTCAACAATTAACTGAACTCGGGTATCAAACATACCTGCCTCTGGAAACTAAAATACGTATCTGGAGCGATCGAAAGAAAAAAATTCAAACGCCCCTTATCCCCTCTTTCGTTTTTATACAAAATCCAAACGTTAGCAAAGACCTGATCTATACCATCCCTGGGTTTTGTAATTTTCTGAAATTAAACGGAGAACTGGGAAAGGTGACGCCGCAAGAAATTGAACATCTGCGCATCTTGACCTCTGAAGAACTCGATTTCGATGCAGTGAAACTCGATTCCTATAAAAAAGGTGAAGAGGTACAAATTATTAGCGGTCCATTCCGTGGACTCTTTGCTAATGCAGTAGAAGAAACTGGTAACTTCCGTGTGTTAATCGAAATTCCATCATTGGGAATTGGATACAACGTGAGCATACCTAAAAATAAAATTGTAAAGGTGACTAAAAATTAG
- a CDS encoding acyl-CoA desaturase: MAQKISFSNDIHTNFSNELIERVNAYFKLNNKKKSGDWRLFHKSIVLMCALIAIYFTLIFGTLPTWVNIILCVVLGFVFAFIGFNMMHDGGHDCYSNKKWLNSIMGYSLNLMGGSTYYWKIKHNIIHHTFTNIEGFDDDIDIKPFIRTNHEQKRYFFHKFQHVYALILYSITYLFWVAYNDFTKYFTGKIAQKKVAKMKLKNHIGFWATKLVYVTLFILIPLYMVGWKHALVGYFIMAGVTGIVISVIFQLAHVVEEVNFPIPETDSLKIKENWFVHQLQTTANLATKNKVLSWMIGGLNFQVEHHLFPRISHIHYPEINKIVKEVCVKYDISYHEYANFKGAFFSHLKHLKAIGAKA; the protein is encoded by the coding sequence ATGGCACAAAAGATTTCTTTCTCCAACGATATACATACGAATTTCTCCAATGAACTCATAGAAAGAGTAAATGCATATTTCAAACTGAATAATAAAAAGAAATCAGGAGACTGGAGACTATTCCATAAATCGATCGTGCTAATGTGCGCTCTGATTGCTATTTATTTTACCCTTATTTTCGGAACCCTTCCTACTTGGGTGAATATCATCTTATGTGTCGTTCTAGGTTTTGTTTTTGCCTTCATAGGATTTAACATGATGCACGACGGCGGACACGACTGCTATTCTAATAAAAAATGGCTAAATAGTATCATGGGATATTCTTTAAACCTCATGGGAGGAAGTACTTATTATTGGAAGATTAAACACAACATCATACATCATACTTTCACAAACATTGAAGGCTTTGATGATGATATTGATATCAAACCGTTTATACGTACAAACCACGAACAAAAGCGCTATTTCTTTCACAAATTTCAACATGTTTATGCCTTAATCCTATATTCCATTACCTACCTTTTCTGGGTTGCATACAACGATTTCACAAAGTATTTTACTGGAAAAATCGCACAAAAGAAAGTGGCAAAAATGAAATTGAAAAATCATATCGGTTTTTGGGCTACAAAATTAGTATATGTTACCCTCTTTATTTTGATTCCACTATACATGGTTGGCTGGAAGCATGCCTTAGTTGGCTATTTTATCATGGCGGGTGTAACGGGAATTGTAATTAGCGTAATATTTCAATTGGCACACGTGGTAGAAGAGGTCAATTTTCCTATCCCCGAAACTGATTCCCTTAAAATTAAAGAAAACTGGTTCGTTCACCAATTACAAACAACTGCCAATCTTGCCACTAAAAATAAAGTGCTGTCATGGATGATCGGAGGTCTTAATTTTCAAGTGGAACATCACCTATTTCCACGAATTAGCCATATTCACTACCCTGAAATCAACAAAATTGTGAAAGAAGTATGCGTAAAATACGATATTTCTTACCATGAATATGCCAACTTCAAAGGAGCTTTCTTTTCGCATTTGAAACACCTAAAAGCTATCGGAGCAAAGGCATAA
- a CDS encoding DUF6150 family protein: MKIGILLTIVLIVNTSVFSQKIYSASSKYDAQVKVFVVDSKYDADLLVYKVSSKYDADGNKGFWYFVESKYDADKIIYFTDNKYDADLKIYFVKSKYDAEWKEKSKMHLLF; the protein is encoded by the coding sequence ATGAAGATTGGAATATTACTAACTATTGTTCTTATTGTCAACACTTCTGTATTTAGTCAAAAAATCTATTCTGCCAGCAGCAAATACGATGCACAAGTGAAAGTGTTTGTAGTGGATAGCAAATACGATGCAGATTTATTAGTATATAAGGTAAGTAGTAAATATGATGCTGACGGAAATAAAGGATTCTGGTACTTTGTGGAAAGCAAATACGACGCTGATAAAATTATTTATTTTACCGACAATAAATACGATGCAGATCTGAAAATTTATTTTGTAAAGAGTAAATACGATGCTGAATGGAAAGAAAAAAGTAAAATGCATCTGCTATTTTAA
- a CDS encoding DUF6150 family protein — protein sequence MKLATPLILCVFLLITTFAAAQKKIKKTSMNQTVIHIYRVEKEKDANLKVYLTFNKEDVNWIEGIWYFPKNKKEEKKMPIIATFVFNQEEADVNVFPVYSREEAGWVSQEKRVVLENILKSEKP from the coding sequence ATGAAATTAGCAACCCCACTCATTCTTTGTGTTTTCTTACTGATAACAACATTTGCGGCTGCTCAGAAAAAAATAAAAAAAACATCTATGAATCAAACCGTCATTCATATATACAGGGTAGAAAAGGAAAAAGATGCAAACCTGAAAGTGTACCTGACTTTTAACAAAGAGGACGTGAATTGGATAGAGGGAATCTGGTACTTTCCTAAGAATAAAAAAGAAGAGAAGAAAATGCCCATAATAGCCACATTTGTGTTTAATCAAGAAGAAGCCGATGTAAACGTGTTTCCTGTATATTCTCGTGAGGAGGCCGGGTGGGTTTCTCAAGAAAAAAGAGTGGTTTTAGAAAATATTTTAAAAAGTGAAAAACCATGA
- a CDS encoding Txe/YoeB family addiction module toxin: MGKFIVELTEKALKDIALHKKSGNKSSEKKIKKILEELKEHPYTGTGQPEALKYQLSGKWSRRINNKDRMIYEVKDKIVTVEVLSAIGHYLDK, translated from the coding sequence ATGGGAAAGTTTATAGTAGAATTAACCGAAAAAGCTCTAAAAGATATTGCTTTACATAAAAAGTCAGGAAATAAATCTTCTGAAAAGAAAATTAAGAAAATATTAGAAGAACTAAAAGAACATCCTTACACTGGAACTGGGCAACCTGAAGCTTTGAAATATCAATTATCCGGCAAATGGTCAAGACGGATAAACAATAAAGACAGGATGATCTATGAAGTAAAAGATAAAATTGTAACTGTTGAAGTTCTTTCTGCAATAGGACATTATTTAGACAAGTAG
- a CDS encoding IS3 family transposase yields the protein MRQPKIGLSKLCWLFGVTRQAYYQSFYRAEFQEIEQALVLKEVISIRNNHPRIGTRNLYIMLESFLLEHQIKMGRDALFDLLSLHTLLIRRRKRVIRTTQSNHWMRKYPNLIRAFIPTAPNQLWVSDITYWKTGFGVLYISLITDAFSHKIIGYNLAQSLEAIESLKALKMALKQDILSQNLIHHSDRGSQYCSYKYVNLLNSYDVQISMTESGDPLENAVAERVNGILKEEYLEYYKVRTFKQAKELFDKVVVLYNEHRPHMSIGNQTPNKVHLGEVEKGERKWKTYYRKVNQEQKSEECV from the coding sequence ATGCGTCAACCTAAAATAGGATTAAGCAAATTATGCTGGTTGTTTGGTGTTACTCGTCAGGCATATTATCAGAGTTTTTATAGAGCAGAATTTCAAGAAATTGAACAAGCTTTAGTATTAAAAGAAGTCATTTCTATTAGAAATAATCATCCAAGAATAGGAACTAGGAATTTGTACATTATGTTGGAAAGTTTTCTGCTAGAGCACCAAATAAAAATGGGGAGAGATGCTTTGTTTGACTTGCTTTCCCTACATACTTTATTGATTAGAAGGAGAAAAAGAGTCATCAGAACAACCCAGTCTAATCACTGGATGAGAAAATACCCCAACTTAATAAGAGCATTTATTCCAACTGCTCCTAACCAGTTATGGGTAAGTGATATAACTTATTGGAAAACAGGATTTGGTGTTTTGTATATTTCTTTAATTACAGATGCTTTTAGTCATAAAATAATTGGTTATAACCTAGCTCAATCTCTTGAAGCCATTGAGAGTTTAAAGGCTCTTAAAATGGCATTAAAGCAGGATATATTGTCGCAAAATCTTATTCATCATTCTGACAGAGGGAGTCAGTATTGCAGCTATAAATATGTAAATCTCTTAAATAGTTATGATGTTCAAATAAGTATGACTGAATCTGGAGATCCGTTAGAAAATGCCGTTGCAGAAAGGGTTAATGGAATACTAAAAGAAGAATATTTAGAGTATTATAAAGTAAGAACTTTTAAGCAGGCTAAGGAGTTATTTGACAAGGTGGTTGTTCTGTATAATGAACATAGACCTCACATGAGTATTGGGAATCAAACTCCTAATAAGGTTCATTTAGGAGAGGTGGAAAAGGGCGAAAGGAAATGGAAAACATATTATAGAAAAGTAAATCAAGAACAAAAAAGTGAAGAGTGTGTATAG